One Glycine soja cultivar W05 chromosome 2, ASM419377v2, whole genome shotgun sequence genomic region harbors:
- the LOC114380556 gene encoding uncharacterized protein LOC114380556 → MDIRMKRGLASLIKTPIERGWGNGLRCFNSSSSVLKGVTTPTLLQPRVLLYDAVSHLCHRGVKWVIRADKDRKIKFCCVQSDTAELYLRACGLEREDVLHRILFVEGLNVYSQGSTAALRVLSHLPLPYSAFSALCVIPSPLRDGVYNYVAKRRYEWFGKADDYLVLQEKELLERFIDREELMSRDKDS, encoded by the exons ATGGACATtaggatgaagagaggactcgCAAGCTTAATCAAGACGCCAATAGAGAGAGGGTGGGGTAATGGGTTGCGCTGTTTCAACTCTTCTTCTTCGGTGTTGAAGGGCGTCACCACCCCCACTCTGCTTCAGCCCAGAGTGCTTCTCTACGACGCCGTTTCTCACCTCTGCCACCGAG GAGTAAAATGGGTAATCAGAGCAGACAAGGACAGAAAGATCAAATTTTGTTGCGTTCAGTCTGATACTGCTGAGCTCTATCTGAGAGCTTGTGGTCTTGAACGAGAGGATGTCTTGCACCGCATTCTGTTTGTTGAAGGCCTGAATGTTTACTCTCAGGGATCCACTG CTGCATTGCGAGTACTGTCGCACTTGCCACTACCTTACTCTGCTTTTAGTGCGCTCTGCGTGATTCCATCTCCACTCAGAGATGGTGTCTACAATTATGTAGCAAAACGAAGGTACGAATGGTTTGGTAAGGCTGACGATTATTTGGTTTTGCAAGAGAAAGAGCTGCTTGAGCGTTTCATAGATAGGGAAGAACTGATGAGTCGAGATAAGGATTCCTAG
- the LOC114380564 gene encoding ribose-phosphate pyrophosphokinase 4-like produces MAATPPPPSFSLHSNKPSHSHSLLRLSSNENRTFFSFNSNLRCEIKGFESHRGWTIERVSDMSKDSANSHITNPSSPFLSVSSVTSASQFPTKNAKRVVLFYCPETKVLAEKIAAQTDSIELRNISWGKFPDGFPNIFIPNAQGIRGMHVAFLASFSSPAVIFEQIPVIYALPKLFIASFTLVLPFFPTGTSERMEDEGDIATAFTLARLLSNIPISRGGPTSLVTFDIHALQERFYFGDNILPCFESGIPLLKRRLQDLPDSDNISIAFPDDGAWKRFHKQLQHFPTIVCAKVREGDQRMVRIKEGDPRGRHIVIVDDLVQSGGTLIECQKVLAAHGATKISAYVTHGIFPNKSWARFGHDNGGHPESAFTYFWITDSCPLTVRDVMNRPPFEILSLASSISASLQI; encoded by the exons ATGGCGGCCACGCCACCCCCTCCGTCTTTCTCGCTTCATTCAAACAAAccctctcactctcactctctgCTTCGCCTCTCTTCCAACGAAAACAGAacctttttctctttcaattcGAATCTGAGGTGCGAGATCAAAGGCTTCGAGAGCCACCGTGGCTGGACCATCGAGCGCGTCTCCGACATGAGCAAAGACTCCGCCAATTCTCACATCACCAACCCTTCTTCTCCCTTCCTCTCTGTCTCCTCTGTCACCTCCGCTTCCCAATTCCCCACCAAAAATGCCAAAAGAGTCGTGCTTTTCTACTGCCCCGAGACCAAGGTTCTCGCCGAGAAAATCGCCGCGCAAACTGATTCCATTGAACTTCGTAACATCTCTTGGGG CAAGTTTCCGGATGGCTTCCCCAACATTTTCATTCCGAATGCTCAAGGAATTCGTGGGATGCACGTGGCTTTTCTAGCCTCATTCAGTTCTCCAGCTGTGATTTTTGAGCAGATTCCTGTTATTTATGCGTTGCCAAAACTGTTCATTGCTTCATTTACCCTTGTCCTTCCGTTTTTCCCAACGGGAACTTCAGAGCGTATGGAGGATGAAGGAGATATTGCCACAGCTTTTACATTGGCCAGACTTTTGTCAAACATACCTATTTCTAGGGGAGGACCTACCAGTCTGGTGACATTTGACATTCATGCCTTGCAG GAGAGATTCTACTTTGGTGATAACATTTTACCATGCTTTGAGAGTGGCATACCATTGCTTAAAAGAAGGCTCCAGGATCTTCCTGATTCTGATAAC ATATCAATTGCTTTTCCTGATGATGGTGCTTGGAAACGATTTCATAAGCAACTGCAGCATTTTCCAACG ATAGTTTGTGCAAAGGTTCGGGAAGGAGATCAACGGATGGTTCGTATTAAGGAGGGAGACCCTAGGGGTCGGCATATTGTGATTGTTGATGATTTGGTTCAATCAGGTGGAACTCTGATAGAATGCCAG AAAGTCTTGGCAGCTCATGGAGCAACGAAGATTAGTGCTTATGTGACTCATGGGATTTTTCCAAATAAATCATGGGCACGCTTTGGACATGATAATGGGG GGCATCCAGAGTCTGCATTTACTTATTTCTGGATCACAGATTCATGCCCCTTAACAGTGAGAGACGTGATGAATAGGCCACCATTTGAGATTCTCAGCCTTGCAAGCTCCATATCTGCCAGTCTCCAAATCTGA
- the LOC114370402 gene encoding peroxidase 5-like has translation MKMTRIFLSTLSLCLLLLQLNLSKAQPGSPQKLPFTFHSLFPFFGRPEDANIPLKGPQDDLQNVPQQAADQKPQKLSPDFYIKTCPNAQKIVADALADIVKKNPGALGNLLRLQFHDCFVNGCDASILLDYSPSGDTVEKSSMVNGLLLKGADMIDDIKLKLEEQCPQTVSCADTLAFTANEVMTMAGLPPRKPLGGRRDALVSLSSAADADNLPLPDWTMDQMVKLFTKKGFNIEEMVILLGAHSIGMAHCDLFIQRAYNFQNTGKPDPTLTVEAVEEFKKACPNVNTPKYRNPPVNFDATPTVLDNLFYMEMVERNRTFLITDSHLLTDQRTLPLVQQFAHDPSLFPRRFPEVMLKLGSLNVLTGNEGEIRKICRSTN, from the exons ATGAAAATGACAAGGATCTTCCTTAGCACCCTTTCCCTGTGCCTCTTGCTCCTCCAGCTGAATCTCTCCAAGGCCCAGCCTGGATCTCCCCAAAAACTTCCATTTacatttcattctctatttccATTTTTCGGCCGTCCAGAAGACGCCAACATACCACTAAAGGGTCCACAGGACGACCTTCAGAACGTGCCTCAACAGGCCGCCGACCAAAAACCTCAGAAACTCAGCCCAGATTTCTACATAAAAACTTGCCCCAATGCCCAAAAAATCGTGGCCGATGCACTTGCAGACATCGTTAAGAAGAATCCCGGCGCTCTCGGAAACCTACTTCGCCTTCAATTCCATGACTGCTTCGTTAAT GGATGCGATGCATCGATCTTGCTAGATTACTCGCCAAGCGGTGACACCGTGGAGAAAAGTTCAATGGTGAATGGTCTACTCCTGAAAGGAGCTGATATGATCGATGACATAAAGTTGAAGCTGGAGGAGCAGTGTCCTCAAACTGTGTCATGTGCTGACACATTGGCATTTACAGCCAACGAGGTAATGACCATGGCGGGTTTGCCCCCTCGGAAACCCCTCGGTGGCCGTAGAGACGCGCTGGTTTCCCTTTCCAGTGCGGCAGACGCCGACAACCTCCCTTTGCCAGACTGGACCATGGATCAAATGGTAAAACTCTTCACCAAAAAGGGCTTCAACATCGAAGAAATGGTGATCCTACTCGGTGCACATTCTATCGGCATGGCTCATTGTGACTTGTTCATCCAAAGGGCATACAACTTCCAAAACACAGGGAAACCCGACCCTACCCTTACCGTCGAAGCGGTTGAGGAATTCAAAAAGGCATGCCCCAATGTTAATACACCTAAGTACAGGAACCCCCCTGTCAACTTTGATGCAACACCAACTGTGCTTGATAACCTCTTCTACATGGAAATGGTCGAGAGAAACAGAACTTTTCTCATTACGGATTCCCATTTGTTGACAGATCAGAGGACTTTGCCACTTGTGCAACAGTTTGCACATGACCCTAGCTTGTTCCCCAGGAGATTTCCTGAGGTCATGCTTAAGCTCGGTTCTTTGAATGTCCTCACAGGGAATGAAGGCGAGATCAGGAAGATTTGTAGGTCCACCAATTAA
- the LOC114380547 gene encoding AP-1 complex subunit mu-2-like — MAGAASALFLLDIKGRVLIWRDYRGDVSALDAERFFTKLIEKQADPQAQDPVVHDNGVTYMFIQHSNVYLMIATRHNCNAASLLFFLHRIVDVFKHYFEELEEESLRDNFVVVYELLDEIMDFGYPQYTEAQILSEFIKTDAYRMEVTQRPPMAVTNAVSWRSEGINYKKNEVFLDVVESVNILVNSNGQIIRSDVVGALKMRTYLSGMPECKLGLNDRVLLEAQGRTTKGKAIDLEDIKFHQCVRLARFENDRTISFIPPDGSFDLMTYRLSTQVKPLIWVEANVEKHSKSRIEIMVKARSQFKERSTATNVEIELPVPVDATNPNVRTSMGSASYAPEKDALIWKIRSFPGGKEYMLRAEFHLPSITDEEATPERKAPIRVKFEIPYFTVSGIQVRYLKIIEKSGYQALPWVRYITMAGEYELRLI; from the exons ATGGCAGGGGCAGCCTCTGCTCTGTTCCTCCTCGACATCAAAGGCCGCGTCCTCATCTGGCGCGACTACCGCGGCGACGTCTCCGCCCTCGACGCCGAACGCTTCTTCACCAAACTCATCGAAAAACAG GCCGATCCGCAAGCTCAAGATCCGGTTGTGCACGACAACGGCGTGACCTACATGTTCATCCAGCACAGCAACGTCTACCTCATGATAGCCACCAGACATAACTGCAATGCCGCCAGCCTCCTCTTTTTCCTGCACCGCATCGTCGAT GTGTTTAAGCACTACTTTGAAGAATTGGAAGAGGAATCGCTTCGGGACAATTTCGTCGTCGTG TATGAGCTACTTGATGAGATTATGGACTTTGGCTACCCTCAGTACACCGAGGCGCAGATTCTTAGTGAGTTTATTAAGACTGATGCTTATAGAATGGAAGTTACGCAGAGACCTCCCATGGCTGTGACTAATGCCGTGTCGTGGCGCAGCGAAGGGATAAACTATAAGAAAAATGAG GTTTTCTTGGATGTGGTGGAGAGTGTTAATATACTTGTCAATAGCAATGGACAAATAATTAGATCTGACGTCGTTGGGGCTTTGAAGATGAGAACGTATTTGAG TGGTATGCCTGAGTGCAAACTTGGTTTAAATGATAGAGTATTGTTAGAGGCGCAAGGTAGAACAACCAAGGGAAAGGCTATTGACTTGGAAGACATAAAATTTCATCA GTGTGTGCGTTTGGCTCGATTTGAAAACGATCGAACAATTTCCTTTATACCACCTGATGGATCGTTTGATTTGATGACATACAGGCTCAGTACACAG GTTAAGCCTTTAATTTGGGTGGAAGCAAATGTTGAAAAGCATTCAAAGAGTCGGATTGAGATTATGGTAAAAGCTAGGAGTCAATTTAAGGAACGTAG CACTGCCACAAACGTTGAGATTGAGTTGCCTGTGCCTGTTGATGCAACCAATCCTAATGTTCGAACTTCAATGGGATCTGCATCATATGCACCCGAAAAAGATGCGTTAATCTGGAAAATTAGATCCTTCCCCGGAGGCAAG GAGTATATGTTAAGAGCAGAGTTTCATCTTCCCAGTATAACAGATGAGGAAGCAACTCCTGAGAGAAAAGCTCCTATACGTGTGAAATTTGAAATACCATATTTTACTGTTTCTGGAATACAG GTAAGATATTTGAAGATTATTGAGAAAAGTGGGTATCAGGCTCTTCCATGGGTGAGATACATAACGATGGCTGGAGAGTATGAATTGAGGCTTATTTAA